The genomic stretch CCCCCTGGTGGAGCGCGCCGGACGCATCGTCCGCGGGAAGAGGCTCTCACGCGCGCGCGACAAGTTCCTCGCCTTCCACGACGCCGTCTACTCGTTCAGGAGCGAGAAGCGGGTCGTCGCCCTCGCCCTCCTCCACTCCGTCGTCTTCCAGTTCCTCACGAGCGTGAATACCTGGATCGTCTGTTGCGCGCTCGGCCTCGACATACGATTCCTCGACATCATGGTCGTCGTCCCGATCATCCTCCTCATCTGCGCCATCCCCGTCACCCCCAGCGCGGCGGGGATCTGGGAGCTCGCCTTCGCGATCTTCTTCACGCGCCTCGGCTACGACCGCGCCGCGGGGGCGAACATCGCCCTCGTGCTCCGGGCGAAGAACATCGTCGTCGCGCTGCTGGGCGGGCTCTTCTACGCCCTGTCGGGGCATATCCCGCCGGCAGCCGCGGACAGGCCGTGAGCCGCGGCGTTGTTGTCCCCGAACGGTCCCGTCAGAGCACGAGGATCTTCTTGCCCGGCTTCGCCGCGGACTCCGTCTTCGGCACCGTGACGGTGAGAACCCCGTTTGTGTACTCCGCCGTGATCGCGTCCTCCTTCACCCCCTCGCCGATGGCGATGATGCGCTCGAAGGCGCCGGAACTCCGCTCGCGCACGTACCAGCCGGGCTCCCCCCCCTCCTCCCGCGCGGCCGCGCGGCTGCCGCGTATGATGAGCTCCCCGTCCTTGAAGGTCACCTCGATCTTGTCCTTCTCCATCCCGGGCAGGTCGCAGACGACCACGTACGCCGCGTCGGTCTCGGTGAGATCGATATCCGGGGAGAAATCGAGCGCCGGCATCCCCCACGGCATCGGCGCCCGCGGGGCCACCCGCCCGAAGCTCTCCTCCATGATGCGGTTGATCCGGTCCTGCATCATCCGCAGTTCCATCCACGGATCGTCCCCGCCGAAGAACGGCCCGTACGCGTAGGGGG from Chlamydiota bacterium encodes the following:
- a CDS encoding Hsp20/alpha crystallin family protein yields the protein MKLAWCCLAVALVASAPFAACAAAESAPAAAPSPAPPPAQMVPPYAYGPFFGGDDPWMELRMMQDRINRIMEESFGRVAPRAPMPWGMPALDFSPDIDLTETDAAYVVVCDLPGMEKDKIEVTFKDGELIIRGSRAAAREEGGEPGWYVRERSSGAFERIIAIGEGVKEDAITAEYTNGVLTVTVPKTESAAKPGKKILVL